A region from the Malus domestica chromosome 07, GDT2T_hap1 genome encodes:
- the LOC103432881 gene encoding uncharacterized protein produces the protein MVSTQNGNHKEEIEESNGNEVKGQIPFDVSASPKTFLVNEKSPKRFPPDAPNLVRFLKFGSASARFKRLAEERDEMSRSVASSGHGFKERINGVFSKKIDWVSLLKMGRVWIRNPMNMALFAWIVCVAISGAILFLVMTGMLNKAIPKKSQRDTWFEVNNQILNALFTLMCLYNHPKRFHHLVLLCRWKPEDISRLRKIYCKNGTYKPHEWAHMMVVVALLHLNCFAQYALCGLNLGYRRVERPPIGVAVCVSFAIGAPAFAGIYNIVSPLGKDYDSDVDEEAQVQIGTGEGAERLRLKSFERRYSFAFRTEQRVVESRPQWSGGVLDIWDDISIAYVSLFCSFCVFGWNMERLGFGNVYVHIMTFILFCMAPFWIFNLAAVNIDNETVREALGVTGLVLCLFGLLYGGFWRIQMRKRFNLPSYNFCFGEPALSDCTLWLCCCWCSLAQEVRTGNSYDIVEEKFYRKQPESGSPLPISPLPREDGLVGFRCGPNSPLGNYSSPTKNGVGGSPSPSRLSMGFHSPVKEESHVRGKDETMTPPAPSMIQREETQPQK, from the coding sequence atgGTTTCGACTCAAAATGGAAACCACAAGGAGGAAATTGAAGAATCGAATGGTAATGAAGTGAAGGGTCAAATCCCCTTTGACGTTTCAGCATCCCCAAAGACTTTTTTAGTCAATGAGAAGTCTCCGAAAAGGTTCCCTCCTGATGCTCCTAATCTAGTTAGGTTCCTCAAATTTGGTTCTGCATCTGCCAGGTTCAAGCGGTTGGCTGAGGAGAGAGATGAAATGTCACGATCTGTGGCTTCAAGCGGTCATGGCTTCAAAGAACGAATCAATGGGGTTTTTTCTAAGAAAATTGATTGGGTTTCACTCCTGAAAATGGGCAGAGTATGGATTAGAAATCCAATGAACATGGCTCTTTTTGCATGGATTGTCTGTGTTGCTATTTCGGGTGCAATTTTATTTCTTGTCATGACTGGAATGTTGAACAAGGCAATACCCAAGAAGTCCCAGAGAGATACATGGTTCGAAGTCAATAATCAAATTCTCAATGCACTTTTTACGCTGATGTGTTTGTACAACCATCCGAAGCGGTTCCACCACCTTGTACTTCTGTGTAGATGGAAACCAGAAGACATTTCCAGACTTCGAAAGATTTACTGTAAAAATGGGACTTATAAGCCACACGAATGGGCCCACATGATGGTTGTTGTTGCCCTGCTTCATCTGAATTGCTTTGCTCAGTATGCACTTTGTGGTTTAAACCTGGGTTACAGAAGAGTTGAACGGCCACCCATAGGAGTTGCAGTATGTGTATCTTTTGCTATTGGTGCACCTGCATTTGCTGGTATATACAACATTGTCAGCCCCCTTGGGAAGGATTATGATTCAGATGTGGATGAGGAAGCACAGGTTCAGATCGGAACTGGTGAAGGAGCAGAAAGATTAAGGTTAAAATCATTCGAGAGAAGATATTCTTTTGCATTTAGGACTGAACAACGAGTCGTTGAGAGTAGACCACAATGGAGCGGAGGAGTACTTGACATTTGGGATGATATTTCTATAGCGTATGTTTCACTCTTTTGTAGTTTTTGTGTATTCGGGTGGAATATGGAGAGGCTTGGATTCGGCAACGTATATGTTCATATTATGACATTTATTCTGTTTTGCATGGCTCCGTTCTGGATTTTTAACTTGGCTGCTGTTAATATCGACAATGAAACTGTTCGGGAGGCTCTTGGAGTTACTGGCCTTGTTCTATGTCTATTTGGCTTGCTCTATGGTGGCTTTTGGAGGATCCAAATGAGAAAGAGATTCAATTTGCCTTCTTATAACTTCTGTTTTGGTGAACCAGCACTCTCTGATTGCACGTTGTGGCTTTGCTGTTGTTGGTGCTCTCTTGCTCAGGAAGTGAGGACCGGGAATTCCTATGACATTGTGGAAGAAAAGTTCTATAGAAAACAACCGGAAAGTGGAAGCCCTTTACCAATTTCACCTTTGCCTCGTGAAGATGGATTGGTTGGGTTCAGATGTGGCCCGAATTCTCCTCTGGGGAACTACTCAAGCCCAACCAAGAATGGTGTCGGTGGTTCTCCAAGTCCAAGCAGACTTTCAATGGGATTTCATAGTCCAGTGAAAGAAGAGTCCCATGTAAGAGGTAAGGATGAAACTATGACCCCACCTGCACCTTCAATGATACAAAGGGAAGAAACACAGCCCCAAAAATGA
- the LOC103432882 gene encoding alpha-soluble NSF attachment protein 2-like gives MGDQIAKAEDFERKAEKKLSSWGFFGSKHEDAAELYDKSANAYKLAKSWDKAGATYVKLANCHLKSESKHEAATAYVDAAHCYKKTNVNEAISCLEQAVNMLCDIGRLNMAARYYKEIAELYESEQNIEKAIEFFERAADFFQNEEVTTSANQCKQKVAQFAAQIEQYPKSIEIYEEIARHSLNNNLLKYGVKGHLLNAGICQLCKGDVVAITNALERYQDLDPTFSGTREYRFLADIAAAVDEEDIAKFTDVVKEFDSMTPLDAWKTTLLLRVKEKLKSKELEEDDLT, from the exons aTGGGCGATCAGATTGCTAAGGCGGAGGATTTCGAGAGGAAAGCAGAGAAGAAATTGAGCAGCTGGGGATTTTTCGGTTCCAAACATGAAGACGCCGCCGAACTCTACGACAAATCTGCCAATGCCTACAAGCTCGCCAAATCCT GGGACAAAGCTGGAGCAACATATGTCAAGTTGGCAAACTGTCATTTGAAG AGTGAAAGCAAACATGAAGCCGCCACAGCTTATGTTGATGCTGCACATTGCTACAAGaaaacaaatgttaatg AGGCCATTTCTTGCTTAGAGCAGGCGGTAAATATGTTATGTGATATTGGAAGGCTTAATATGGCTGCAAGATACTATAAG GAAATTGCCGAACTATATGAATCTGAACAAAATATTGAGAAGGCTATTGAGTTCTTTGAAAGGGCAGCTGATTTCTTCCAAAACGAAGAAGTAACAACATCAGCCAACCAGTGCAAGCAGAAAGTTGCTCAGTTTGCTGCTCAGATTGAACA GTACCCCAAGTCTATTGAAATTTATGAAGAAATTGCACGGCACTCACTCAACAACAACTTGCTTAAGTATGGAGTTAAGGGGCATCTTCTTAATGCTGGAATATGCCAACTTTGCAAAGGAGATGTCGTTGCAATCACCAATGCATTAGAGCGATATCAG GATTTAGATCCTACTTTTTCAGGAACAAGGGAGTACAGGTTCTTAGCG GATATTGCCGCTGCAGTTGATGAGGAAGACATTGCGAAGTTCACTGACGTGGTCAAGGAATTTGATAGTATGACCCCACTG GATGCATGGAAGACAACCTTACTGCTGAGAGTGAAGGAAAAGCTGAAGTCCAAGGAACTTGAGGAGGACGATCTTACCTAA